The Rosa chinensis cultivar Old Blush chromosome 7, RchiOBHm-V2, whole genome shotgun sequence DNA segment ATCATCAAACCACCATTAATTACATAAAAGTAAGGATCGTTGAGTATCCtttacaaacaaacaaacaaagcaaaATCTAGGCATCAGCCATGAAAGGATCACGGCTAACATCTCTTTTACTCCACCAAGGAACTACATGACATTGAAAACGCGTTGCAAGTATGAGCCTCAGTAGTACTTATGATCATCATCAAAGATGAATCCTCCACTCCTTTGGGACTTGTCAGACTACAATACATGACAATGTAAAAGTTAACACTCGTAAAGTGGCATTTGTTAAAAATCGCATGCATTACGTGTACTTGAAGGGTATACATTAGTATGAAGAATTTATTTATCTCAATGGACATACCCTGTGAATGAGTTTCTCAAATGCTTCAGTACCATTCTCTTCAATGTACTTCTCTGCAGCTGTTAGAATATCATCCGGCTTACTTAAGACATCCTTCTTCTTTGGAACGTACCAAATGTTGATTGTCTGTGGGTTGAGGAAAAACGGCCTGACATAGTGTTCGTAGACATATGCAGCACCACTGAAGTATGGGATGACCAACCAACAAGTCATGATCAGCTTGGCATATGACCAGACTGGGATCCTGCCACAAAAGATTAAGATCACTTTAggcacaaaattaaataaaagacAGCAacatcatcagttcatcaccgACTAGTATATCATAACCGCTTTGGATTAACTAGCACCTAATGCCACATCGAGataaatttttataaatctTTCATTGACACATCAATAAGCTTTTGTTCTGTTCAAACACCAGAACAAGTATTTCCTTCACACATCTTACTAGTCCAAATTCTATCACACTTGTGTCCAACTAATCAAATGGAAGCATCCCTCTTTATGCATCTTACACTAAAATTCAACAAATTATCATCTTATGCTACCCATATAAAGCACATTCAATTGGATTCACGAATCAATGAAACAAATCgaacaataaaagaaaaacatagtAGAAATTTACCACTCAATAAGTTTGGCAAAGGTGAGCTCAATGAGTGTAATCATAGAATAGAGAATCCAATACGTAAGCCATTGGCGGTCATCAGTTGGAGATTTGGTCTCTATAGCCCGAATTGAGGCATACCTACACAACAACCCAGAATCAATTAGCCAAATTACAGAGGATTTAACAAGAACACAGAACAatgcataagaaaaaaaaacaaggatcATGATTCAGAAAGCTATAATCTTTGAACCAAAACTTACAGTGGGTAAACCAAACTAACCACAGGCCTGCAAGAAACAAACCCCCAAATCAGATTACagaacccaaaaaagaaaaaagaaaaaaaaagggttttggTAAAGTGGGTTGTAGCAGTTGATACCCAGCAAGAACATCGAAGTTTTTAAGGAGAACTTTGAGGAAACTTCCGGCACCAGATCCCATCTCCGGTTTTTGAATGTCGGTAACTGAGAACTGAAACTGAAGCTTggggttctttttcttttgcttttgcctTTGTCAGCTAATGAGTTGTGTGTGTAGCTACTAGTGCTTctgctcagagagagagagagagagagagagagagaataaggaGAGTGACAAGTGTGGTTACCTACAGCGACACTATAAATTCATTATTCCAAGGTATTGTTAAGCTAAAGAAAATAAACGGAGTGGGTTTCCTCTCACCAAGGAAATCTAGGGACGGCGAAATTATTTGACCCAGAGAAAATCGGGCAACAACAGCGAGATTCTTGATGTTGATTCTCAAGTTAAATTCTTACATTACTTTAATAGCTTAATACacacgtgtatatatatatatatttttgaggtgcggctattgccaccctataattttctttgttcaccctacttgctcattacaccctacattttaatttcaattattaaatttacttatctaactcatttctctttttaagaatatccttatatgacatattaaattaaaaaataatttttttttacaaaaatcTCTCAGTTAATTTatactaataaaaaaataaatatattaaagtttcataataaaatcataatctgatttacttccattttttatttttgttttcaatttcaatgttctctatttcaatccatgtaaaaaaattaataaatttacaactatgagaaatgaagaagagattgattttttttttgcggtgttttcaattttttatttgcggtgttcacaaagggtattgcaaagattttgataaaGCTAacactaatagttttgtgaattaaatatcgaattaacgatgaggaggcaacaaaaagacaaaaaaaatagtaataaattcaaatttgggtggagaagataaaaattaatgttatccaatgagaaattaagtagtctttatatttaattaattatttatgtattatttttttgtacatATATTTGGATTTTTAAAAATTAgtatacttattagtcattgtacatctgggtaatatagtctttcaataattcatgtGTTTGTAggatgaactaagaaaatggtagggtgacaatagccgcacccatatTTTTGTTGTGTTTAACTCTCTATTATATTTGACTACGGAATACtatgtttttttgtttcaatGATGGTGCGTGGATTGTGGGTGTATTGGGAGTATACCGAGTGtttattcttgttttagaaTAGATTTCTAAGCTGTACTATGAAAATCAGACCTTATACTAAGTGCTTATCTTGTTTTAGAATAAGTTTTTTAGTTGTACTCTTAAAATCAGATATTTCTGAAACCAATCTTATTGTATTATAAACTATTCgtgttatttttttctctcttcctttcgAGAGAAAGCACTGGTGCCCTAGGGTTGCCGCCACAGTCTCTTTTGCTCGGTCCAACAGCACGTCGTTTCGACGTCGTCGTCGGACGGGTCTTCTTGACCTCCATGTTGATCTGCTTCCTCGAGGTGGGAGGTGAGCATGGGGGAGCATAAGTGCCTATGTGCCATGGCTTGGCAACTGGATCCCTGATCTGGTTTGCCTTTGTTGCAGCTAATGAGAGGGTGGTGCAGCCGTGCAGGCGAGGTTGAGCACGTTGCGATTTCCGTGGTGGTGGAAGGGGTTTTGCCGCTTGGGGTGTCGTGGTCTCTCACGATTTTCTGGTGGGGTTTGCTTCGGTTGGCTGGCAGAGGCGATTGCTCGGCGTGTGTTTGATTCGGATCGAACGCGAGGTGCGCAGGCGGTGGCTGTCAACGGCGGCTGGAATCTGGCTGGTGCAGATGGCTGTCGGAGGCGGCGGTCTTGATGGATTGATCCGGGTAGTGGTTGATGGTGGGTGCTGGGCAGTCTGGGCTTCCTTCTTGCTGGGTTGGACAGGGGCTGGGCCTGTTATGGGCTCAGtctatttagggtttttttactctagttttttgttttgcatTGCTCTCAAGGGGTGCTCTATTCCGTAGGGTGGTTCAATGAGTATTATTAGGGCTTGTACTTGGTTGTGTTCCGGTGCTTTCCCTATGTAGTGTCACGAAACTGCCTTCGGGTTTCATATGTCTTAATTTTATGATCAGGTTACATGTTAGGTTGTCTtgtattattatttatgttAGTTTCGGACCATTAGGCTCCTTAAGAATTGCTCAATCTTGTCGTAGCCCTCTTTGGGTGAGCTATTTTTCTATGTAACTTTTTCTAGttttaatggattgacacccaactcaagaaagaaaaaatcaaatctttctgACGACCCTTATTAGGGATGTTTGCTTAAATTCTAGATTGACCttttcaatgaaaaaaaaataataggttTTATATTTAGAAATTAGTCTATAATAATTTTCTCGACAATGAAAAATTACTGAAATTAGTTTCAAGTTGAAATTCTCCATTCCTTTTGTACTAATAAGTTTAATGGATGCAAAAGCTTAGCTACCAGCTTCTAATATATGCAGTCTCAACGCACTTGTATTTTACCTTCATCATGAAATATACAAAACTAGCACTAGGGGGCATTGTCAATTAACCCAAGAAAAGGTAAACAACATTGCGCTTAAAATAATTTCAATTACAAAGATTGATTACATGTTATCATGGCCATTATATCCGCTGGTACTGTGACCATTCTGTCGAGAGTCTTTGCCTGCTGCTGGTTGCTCACTGAGAAGTTGAAATGGCCAAGAATCCACCGAGGTTGGATACCTAGGGTGTGGTTTGCTCACATTTGAGTTGATCTTAGATGTAAGGTGGGCGGAATCTGCCGGTGGATAAGTTTGGAGATCAGGGTGGAGGGGCATGACAAAGACAGCAGGTGCTTGTTGCAAACCTGATTCTTGAGCAGGAAATCCGACACAATTTCCAGGAAAATGGGATGCCACTTCTTGTCTAACTTCTACAGGTGGTACATTAAGGTCAGGTTTAGACTGGCGAACCCGCTCTTGTAGCTCACTTTGCAATCTTTCAATCTGAGTTTCTAAGGCAGAAGTATCCTCTCGGAGCTCATTCTTCTCAACAGTCATCTGTTTAGATGAAAACACAACTGATAAGAAACCAGTACGCATATAATTGAAGGGGAAAGAAATCTGTTAAGTGGCTTACATAGTTAGATTCGGACAACAAGGATACATTCTCGTTTCTCAAGGATTCGATTTGACCAAGCAAATCCTTTAATAGTCGAGTAGCTTCACAAAGTATAGTGGCCTTTCCAGTGTTCTGCTGATTCAGTTCTGTGCAAAAGTTATCTCAATTACGAACCACCCACCATCATATGGATaatgattaaagaaaaatatcGAAAGCTAATCATGAATATAAGATGAAATGAAGCAAAGTAAAATTATATGTTCTCGTAAAGGCAATAGAAGTTACCGAGAGCATCAGACAGATCAAGAAAAAGATCATTCAAATGCTCACGCTTCTGTTTCTCCCTCACAGCCTTGTGGATTCTCTTAGGCATTTTCCCCTGAATCTTTTTGCCAGGACAAACCCTGCACACATCAAATAGCTTTCTAAACATCTAATTCACAGTTTGTATTCTTTCTTAACTTGCACAAACTAATCATACATAACAGTCATGTAAACCATTTGAATCTCTTATATCCAAAAATCTAATCATAGAACTTCAGACATATATGTGACCAGAGGATATGCTGTTAGGGAATCCTCCTCAAAGGCTAAAACTTTTATAGTGCATAAGCATATCAAGACCAGGGCATTCTGAAAGCATATGAACTTCAAATAAAGAAAGGGTTGctggttctttttttcttcttctttatcttATTTTAACAGTGCTACATCATGCGGAAGTGATTCATCCAAAATTCACCAATCTATCAAGCGGGAATCAAATTATCTTAAGAAGAGAACCTAAGTTAACAGTCAAGTCAAATCAAGAATTTAAAATGCTCATCTAGTGCAAATTCCACAGTTGGTATACTTTCTTAACTAACACAGACTTTTATAACGCAATTTCTAATCCACAGTCTATTCATTGTATTGATCCTTTTATGCAAAAGCAAATTCAAGATGGCTAAACACATACACATCCAACAATTGCCCAAAATTTGAGTACTTGTAACGTATATAGGGTTTACTGGTGCCACAACATACTGTTTGCATATCCTGTGTCCCTTGAATGAATTCCTTCCTTCTGAAATCCCATTTCTAAATTTCCATCTTGCACCCTTCTGGTCTAAAGGTTACACTATCTTACATCAAGTTTTCAAAGTAAGACAAGCTCTACCATCCCTAATGACACATGAACAGTTTCACAACATGAAATTGACATTCCAAGCACTCACACAAACACTTGTGCGCATCTACATCAAACTTAAGATCTGTAACACTTACCGGTCCACCGGCTGCGTTGCCTCATTAACCTTGTCAACCACCGGAGCAGGATCCTTGGAACCCATGATCCCCAACAGCCTAAAAACAACAAAGCAACACAGAATTCAGACCAAT contains these protein-coding regions:
- the LOC112179318 gene encoding HVA22-like protein a, producing the protein MGSGAGSFLKVLLKNFDVLAGPVVSLVYPLYASIRAIETKSPTDDRQWLTYWILYSMITLIELTFAKLIEWIPVWSYAKLIMTCWLVIPYFSGAAYVYEHYVRPFFLNPQTINIWYVPKKKDVLSKPDDILTAAEKYIEENGTEAFEKLIHRSDKSQRSGGFIFDDDHKYY
- the LOC112179316 gene encoding transcription factor bHLH47, with protein sequence MGSKDPAPVVDKVNEATQPVDRVCPGKKIQGKMPKRIHKAVREKQKREHLNDLFLDLSDALELNQQNTGKATILCEATRLLKDLLGQIESLRNENVSLLSESNYMTVEKNELREDTSALETQIERLQSELQERVRQSKPDLNVPPVEVRQEVASHFPGNCVGFPAQESGLQQAPAVFVMPLHPDLQTYPPADSAHLTSKINSNVSKPHPRYPTSVDSWPFQLLSEQPAAGKDSRQNGHSTSGYNGHDNM